AAACCGGCCGGCACGAGCAGGTACATGGTCGCCGAGCGGACGTGGTCCATCCGCTCGGCGAGCAAGGTCATGCCGTTCGACAGCGTGTGACGGAAAATCTGTTGTTCGGCCAAGGGCGGTGCGTCCTTACCAGGAGTAATCGGGCGTCAAATCCCCATCCCGACGGAGACGGCGGCCGGGAGTTCGACCGGTTTGTACAGGGTGCGGCAACTCCGGAACCCGTGTTTACGATACAGCCGGACCGCGTGGTCGTTCTGGGCGGTGACTTCCAGGTGGGCGCGGGTGAACCCGGCGTCGTGGAATCCCTGTAGGGCTCGCAGGAGCAGCGCTTCGCCGATCCCCTGGCCCCGGTGTTCGGGCACGACGCCCACGTTCTGGATCGCCCCGGACCGCGAACCGTCGCGGAGTCCCTGGACCGTCCCGGCCCACCCTTCCGGGGTGGCCACGAGCCACGTCGCCCGCGGGCAAAACTCGTCCCGGTAGCGAATCGCCCGCATCAGTTCGCGGCACCCAGCCAGATGACCGAGACTCGGGAAGACCTGGGAATCGAGTTCGTCCCGGAAGCTGTGGTATTTGACCAGGGCGTGGGCGTCTACCAGCGTATCGCTCCACGGAACCCAGAAGAACCCCGCCGGCAGCACGGGTGGGGGGAGCGGGCGACCGAGATCGCATTCCATCCAGTACCGTTTGAAGTAGGTCGGCCGTGGGGTCATCGGTCTGCGTCAACCAGACGGTACGGGACACAAGGTATGGAATGGTATCAGGCGCGGGGGCGGGGGTCAAAAAAGTGACGCCCGCGCGACGACCCGGGCGATCACCCACCCGAACCCCGCTGCCAGGGCGAGCGCCAACGCGAGCGCCGTGGTCGCGGCCGGGAAAGCCCATTTCGGTAAGCGGGTGCGACCAAGAACCCAGTCGAGAGGCTGCGCGACGGCCGGGCTCGAAGGAACGCTCGAAGCCGTGGCCGGTTCGATCGGATCGACCGGCACGACGAGGCTATCCTCGGACGACTCTTCCTCACCCGCGAGGTGAGACGCGTACCATTTTTCCTCAGCTTGGTGGAGAACCTCGGTAGTCAATGCGGTGGACAGTTGGGCGGCGGTGGCTCGAACCGGCTCGGCCCAGGCCGCCAGGCGGTCGGCCGCCTCCTGGGCGGACGCGGGGCGGTCTTCAGGACATTTGGACATCAGGGCCGCAATCAGGTCGGCGAGGCCGGGCGGAACCGCCGGGTTGAGTTGGGTGATTGGCGGCGGGGCGGACGTCCGATGCCAGCGGATCTTGTCTTTGGAGGTGCCCCCGGGGAAGGGCGGGCACCCGGCGAGAGCGTAGTACAAGCTGCACCCGAGCGAGTACAGGTCGGCTGCCGGGCCTACGGTGACTGGGTTCTCGGCCTGCTCGGGAGCCATGTAGTCGGCGGTGCCGATCGCGTACCCCTGTTCAACGAGCTGAGTCGAGTCGGGCAACGCCGGCTCGCCGCGGAACGTGGCCAGGCCGAAGTCGAGTACCTTTGCCCGCCCGTTAGGCTCGACCATCACGTTCGACGGCTTGAAGTCGCGGTGGACGAACCCGGCCGCGTGCGCCTGGTGCAACCCGACCGCGGCGTCCGCGAACACGCGGGCCGCCCGCGGGACGGCGAACGGCCCGTCTTCCGAAAGATATTGTCGCGCGGTGCGCCCGCGAACGAATTCGAGGGCGAGGTAGTAAACTCCGGCGTGTTCGCCCGCGGCGATGGTACGCACCAGTCGCGGGTGGGCCGGCAGGCGGAGGCCGGTGTCTCCTTCGCGGCGGAACCGGGCCAGCATGCGCTCGTCTTTCTGGACCCGATGCGGGGGCAGCACCTTGAGCGCCACCAACTGGCTGCCCGCGGCGTCCGCGCCCGGTGGGGGCGGGTCGCCGGCACGGGCCAGGTAAACGATTCCCATTCCCCCGCGGCCGAGCGGGCAGAGCAGGCGGTAAGGCCCGAGGATCAAGCCGCCCCAGTGACCGCGGAGCACTTTATCGGCTTGAAAGCGGGTGAGGGCACCGAGTTCGACGAAGTGGTCCGCGAGGGTGGTCGCGGGCCACTTCTTGCCCGGCGGGGCTTCCTCGAACAGTCGCTCGACCCGGCCCGCGTCCAACACCCGGCTCCGAGCGACGTCTCGCAGGAAGTCGGCGACGGCCGGCACGGGCGTACTGGTCGGCGGGGGAGGCATCGACAAACGTCCTCGGCTCCGGGGCGTCGTGTGGGTAAATACCGTGTGGGCTGTGAAGACGGTCGGCCGATTTTCGAGCCCGCCGGTTTTCGAGCCACGCGGAAATCAACTTGTGAACTACTATCCCAGCGGGGCTTTGTTTTTTAAACCGGCACCGTAATAATACGTCAAATTCTGGGCGGTCCGGCGCGAAACGGTTCGACGGGGGACGGATACGTGTCTAAACACATGGCGCGGGACCTCGACAAGCTCCAACGCTCGATCCTCCGAATGGCCGGGGCCGTCGAAGAAGCCATTTACCAGGCCACCCGCGCCCTCCAGGAACGGAGCCCGTCTCTCGCCCGCCAGGTGGTCGAGGGGGACAGCCAGATCGACAACCTCGAGAACGAGGTTCAGGACGAGTGCCTGAAGATTCTCGCTCTCCACCAACCCGTGGCCGTCGACCTGCGGCGGTGTTGCGCGGTCCTACTTATCTGTACGGACTTGGAGCGGATGGGCGATCTGGCCGTCGGGATCGCCGAGCGAGCCATCGTCCTCTCCAAGTTACCACAACCGGCGATCCCCGACCGCGTGGCCCGCATGACCCACGGGGCGACACGGATGGTCCGCATGAGCCTCGACGCATTCGTCCACCAGGACGCCGAGGCGGCCCGTGCCGTGATCCGGATGGACGACGAGGTGGACGAGGACAACGCGATCATCATCACGGAACTGATCGGCGGGATGAAGACGACCGCCGACCAGATCGAAGCCGGCCTCTCCCTCTTTTCGGCCGTCCGACACATCGAGCGGATCGCCGACCACGCGACCAACATCGCCGAAGACGTTATTTATCTGGTCGAAGGCGAGCTGGTCCGCCACCATCCCGAAGCGATCACCCGCGTTTAACCGGCTTCGTTCGCCAGGCGGTCGAGGGCCGCCCGCGCGGCGGCGACAGCGGCCCGATCCGTCCGCCGGTGTGTTCGTTCACTTCCAACCGGAATCCTTTCCACAAACGACCCGTGAACCTCGCTGCAACCAGTCGCCCGCACAACTTCGATAGCTGATTCGGCCCGAATCCGCCCGCATGGCACGACTCCGATCCGCCCTGCTGCCCGCTCGATGACTCGGGCAATCACGTTCAGGCCGGCCACGGCTGTCTCCGCCCGCCCACTCGTCAGTATCCGCGCGAAGCCGGTTTCCGCAAGCTTATCTACGGCTTCGTCAGCATCGCGAGTGTGATCGAACGCGCGGTGAAACACACACGGCACCCCGCCCGCGCGATCGACAAGGTCGCAGGCTGCTGGCGCATTCACTTGCCCGCCCTCGGTCAACGGGCCGAAGATGAATCCGTCTGGTGCCAGCGGCAAGAAATGCTCGATGTCCCGGGCCATGACCCGGAGTTCGTCCGCATCGTAAACGAAGTTCCCCGGCCGCGGGCGGATCATGACGACGATTGGTATCCGGCAGGCAGCGCGGATTTCGAGAAAAGCCCCGACGCTCGGGGTCAGGCCATCCAGGTCGAGTGCCGCGCAGAGTTCTAGACGACCGGCGCCACCCGCTTCCGCGGCCCGCGCGTCGGCGACCGACTCGACGGCTACCTCGATCAAGACATGATTCGCTGGTTTTATCATTCCCGGACCCGACTCCTGTTCAGCGGGCGGCCCGTTCTTTGAGATAAGCCGCGAGGGCGTCCTGCCACGGCCGCGGCTTCGTGACCCCGGCTGTCGCGAGCTTGTCGCAAGCCAGTACGCTGTACCCCGGCCGCCGGGCCGGAGCCCCGAACTGGGCCGACGTCGTCGGCGTCAGATTGGCCGCCACGCCGGCCTGACGGAAGATCTCGGCGGCGAGTTCGTACCACGTGCAGTCGCCCGCACTCGTAACATGGTACAGTCCTTGAGCCGATCGCGCGACGAGGTCGGCGATGGCGACCGCCAGATCGGCCGTGTAGGTCGGGGTGCAGCGCTGGTCGTTGACGACTTTGAGCGGCTTACCCTGTCCGGCGACGCGGAGCATCGTCTCGACGAAGTTGCCCCCTTTGCCGCCGCTTCCCCAGACGCCGTACAGCCCACACGTCCGGATCACCAAATGCGCCGGGCACGTCGAGCGGACGACGTATTCGCCGGACAATTTGCTGAGGCCGTACACGCTCACCGGGCCGGGCGGGTCGTCTTCCCGAAACGGGGTGGTTCGCGTCTCGTCGAGCCCGAAGACGTAATCGGTGCTGACGTGAACGAGCCGGCTATTCGCATCCCGGCAGGCACGGGCCAGAGCCCGGACGCCCCACGCATTCACCCGGAACGCGGCATCCGGATCGTCTTCGGCCTTGTCTACGAAGTTGTAAGCCGCACAGTTGATGACCACGTCCGGACGATTTGCCGACAGGTACGCGGCGATCGTCTCCGGGCGATCCAGATCAATCTCTGCCCGGGTTAACGGTACGACTTCGCCCGCGAGCCGCGGACAAAGGTCGCGGCCGAGTTGCCCGTTCGCCCCGAGGACGGCAATTTTCATGGAAGCTATTCCGATGAATTTTGCCACGGATGAACACGGATGAACACGGATCAGAAAAAGATTCGTCTTGATTTCTGATCCATGTTCATCCGTGTTCATCCGTGGCAAATTAAAATGAAACGGCCCGGCGGGTGATTCCCGTCGGGCCGTGACTTGTACGTCGTACTCCGTGCGCTACTTCTTCGCGGGCAAGAACGACGTGTCGGCCGTGTCCAGTTCCGTCTTTTGGTCCTGATACAGCGCGACCTTGGCTTCGGCGGTCCCGATGGTGACGTCGATGTCGCCCTTGAGGATGACGTTGAACTTGACCGACTCGACCCGACCCGTTTTCGGGTTGTAGAGGAGGATGCCCGGCTTGGTTTCCGGGGTCGTGGCCAGCGTGCCGCCCTTGATGCGGAACGGCAGGCCGTCGCCCGCGTCGTTGGAGGGCTTGTACGTCAACGTGGGCTTGACTTCGACCCGGTCGAGTTCCTTCTTCTCCGCGTCTTTGCCCTTGAACGTGTAGTTAAAGGTCCGCTCGTAGGAGCCGATCGGCCCGAGGGAAAGCGTGCTCTTCTTTTCCCAGCTGCTGTTCACGGCTTGCTCGGCGGTCGTGGCGACGCCGGCGCCTGGGTCGGTCATTTCCTTGACGGCTTCTTCGGAAAGAACCTTCTTGAGAACCGCTTCCATTTGCGGGTTCACGGCGCTCAACTTCTTCAGGAGTTCTTCGCGGCCGTCCACCTTCTCCACAACCCCGCCGGGGCCGAAGGTGACGGTGAATTCGGCACCGATCAGGTTCTTGAAGAACTCGACGAGCCCGGGGTTCCCGGCGGCGCCGGACGGGTTCGTCTCGGTCGAGTCGTACTCGATCGTTTGGCCGGCGATGTCCAGCTTGAACTTCACGCCCTCAATGGTCTGCTTGACCACCCATTTGTCCTTGTCCTGGCTCAGCGGCGTCCACTTGAAGAAGAAGGTTTGCTCGTGCTTCAGCGGGACGTCCGACCCGCCCGTGACCTTGAGATTCTGCTCGACCTTGGTGGTCAGCCGCTGGTAGAAGGCTTTATCCTTCTCGAACTTGATTTCAAACTTTTGCTTTTCTTGCGCGGTGGCGGCCGTTGCCAGGCCGATCAGCAGCCCGAAAACGATTCCCAAGCGAGCGAGAGACACGTGTTGCTCCCTTCATGAACTGCGGCGGACTGTCGAACAAAGGCCCGGACCGCGGGATGGTAGACCCAATACCCGATGTTTTACGGTCTCCCGCTGTGGCGAACAAGGGAGACTGTCAAATCCGGCAAATCCCGCACGGCCGCCGCGAAACGGCGGAGATGAATGAAAAGGGCGCGAGTGTCAGGATCAGTACACGTCCCGCTGGTATCGCTTGGCTTTGCTCAGTGATTTGACGTACTCCTTGGCCGCTTCGTCCGACATCTTTCCCTGCTCGGCCACCAGTGCGTGAAGCGCGTGGTCCACGTCGAGGGCCATGCGGCGGGCATCCCCGCAGACGTAGAAGTGCGCCCCTTCCTGTAGCCAGCCCCAAATCTCCCGGGCGTTCTGGGCCATGCGGTGCTGCACGTAGACCTTCTCCTTCTGATCGCGGGAGAAAGCCGTGTCCAGGCGGGTGAGTACGCCGTTCTTGAGATATGCGGCCATTTCGTCTTGATAAAGGAAGTCGCAGTCCTGTCGCTGGTCGCCGAAGAAGAGCCAGTTCTTGCCCTTCACCCCGGCGGCAGCGCGGTCTTCCAAAAATGCCCGGAACGGGGCGATACCCGTGCCGGGACCGACCATAATGACTGGCACGTCACCGGAAGCAGGCAGACGAAATCCGGGCGACGTGTGAACGAATACCCCGGCTTTCTGGCGTGTCTGGAGCGTTTCCGTCAAAAAGTTCGACGCGACACCCTTTCTCGGCCGACCGCCCTGCGTGTACCGGACGACGCCGACTGTCAGATGAACTTCCTCGGGGTGCGCTTTCAGAGACGACGAGATGGAGTACAACCGCGGCTGAAGTGGGGACAGAGCCGCGATCATCTCCGCGATCGGCGCGCGGGCGGAGGGGAACTGTTCCAAAAGATCCAGCACGTCCCAGGCGGCCGGGATGCCCTCGACGTCGTCTTCGACCAGCGTCTTCAGTGTGCCAGACTCGGACGCATCGGTAGCCGCAGCCGCGAGCAAGCTGGCCAATGCGTCGCTCACTTTCGTGATGACGTAGTATTTGGCGAGCGCGTCATAAGCATGGACGCGGACACCGCCGGGGACCGAGACCAGTTCATCCCCACGGGCTCCCATCGCTTTCAGGACCGCCTCCACCAACGCGGGATCGTTCTCTGGCATCAGGCCCAGGGCGTCACCGACTTCGTAACTCAGGCCACTGCCGCGAAGCGAAAAAGCCACAAAGCGGACATCTTTTTCCGATCCGGGCCGGTTTAGCGAGCGGCATTCAAGGAGTGGGGCGTGAAACGGGTTTTTGCGATCGAAGGTGCCGGTGTGTGTCCCGTTCGATCCGACTTTGGCGGCAGCCCCATTCGATCCCGTGTGAGTATTGACCCCTGTCCCGTTGATCCCGGCGTGGGCGTCCGCGGAGAGCGTCGGCAGGGATTTTCTCCCGGCGACCAGTTCCTTGAGTTTTTTCGCCGTGTCCTTCCCGCCCGGCGAACACTTGGTCAAGTCGGTTTCTTCGCCGCCGGCAATGGCTTCGGAGTAAGTCTTACACAGGTACCCGCAGGCTCCGCAATCGAGTTGCGCCATCGCGGCCATCAAGACTCGCGGGTAGGGCTTCCCTTCGGCCAGTTTCAACCGATCACCCAGCGCTAGGGCTGGATCGTGCCAGGGATAATCTTCCTCGGCGGCCGGTGCAGCGAGGGCGGCTAGCGCGGGGAGTGAGTCCGCGTGCCCGTTCGTTGCGTGCCCGTTCGACGAATGTCCGTTCGTTGCGTGCCCATTCGTGCCCCGGTCGAGGCCGAAGACGCCGGCAAAAAAGCCGTTCAGCCACGCCCGCTGGGTCGACGAAAACGGGGCGGATTCGGGGAGGACGGGAATCGCCATGATGCGGCAGCCTTTTACACTAAGGACGGTTGTTGTTCCGCGAACCACGCCTTCAAATCGTTCGTCGGGTGCTTACGGACGAAGTCGTTAAACGAATCGTCGTCCGACTCCCGGCGTTCCAGGTAGGCACGCAGCATGCGCTCGATGACGGCCGGCGCGTCGGTCGCGGCGACGCTCCGAAACATTTCGCGGCCGATGCCCTGTTCCTCGCCGTACCCGCCGCCGACGAAAATGTGGTAGCCCTCGACCATGTCGTCGCCGGCTTCGACGCCGGTGCCGAGTAAGCCGATGTCGCCGAGGTAATGCTGGGCGCAGGAATTCGGGCACCCTGTTACGTGAATGTTGAGCGGGTGATCGAGTTCGAGGCGGGGTTCCAGGTAGTTGGCGATCTCCATTGCGTGCCGCTTGGTGTTCGCGGCCGCGTACTTACAGCCGGCGTTGCCGGTACACGCGACGAGCGCGCCGCGGACGTTGGTCGCGTCCCAGTGGAGGCCGAGGGCTTCGATCCCTTGTTGGACGGCGGTCACGTTTTCCCCGGCCACGTCCGAAATGAGCAGGTTCTGCCAGACGGTCAGCCGAATGGTCCCACTGCCGTACTTGTCGGCGAGGTCGGCCAGCCCGCGCATCTGGTCGGTCGTCAGGCGGCCGACCGGGAGGAGTACGCCGAGGTAGAAGAGGCCCGTTTGTTTCTGCTGATGGACGCCTAGATGCCCGTGCTTAACGACGGCCGGCCTGGGTTCGCATTCGGCGAGCGGGAATCGGGTCAGTTTGAATGGCAGGAGCTTTTCGGTCTCCGCGACGTATTTCTCGTGCCCCCACCGGTCGAGGACGTATTTCAGGCGGGCTTTCTTCCGGTCAGTCCGGTCGCCGTTTTCGTTGAAGACGCGGACGATCGCGTCGGCCACGGGCACGCACTGGTCGGGCGTAAGGAGTACGCCCTCGTCCTTGGCGAAGTCCTTGTGGCCGCTGATCCCGCCGAGCTGCAGGCGGAAGTAGACGCCCGCGGGCACGGCCTTCCCTTCACCGACGCGGACGGCCGTGAAGCCGATGTCGTTGGTGTCTTCCAGGGCACTGATGGCGCCACCGCCGTCGAACGCGATGTTGAACTTGCGCGGCAGGCCGTACATCTCGCGGTGGTTCAGGATGTGGTAGTGCATCGCCCGGGCGAGCGGGCGTGTGTCGATTAATTCGTGCGGATCAATTCCGGCCGTCGCGCTGCCGGTCACGTTGCGAATGTTGTCCGCACCGGACCCGCGGGTGACGATCCCGAGGTCTTGGAGGTCCGTGACGACGGCCGGCCCATTGGCGGCTTTGATCTCGCGGATTTGAAGGTTCGCGCGAGTAGTGACATCCGTAAAGCCACCACCCCACTGATCCGCGACTGTGGCGATCCCGCGGAACTGGTGAGCCGTCAGGATGCCGCCCGGCATCCGCAGACGACACATGTAAGAGTCCTGAGCCGGGGCGACGTAGAAGAGGCCCTGGTATTTGAACGCGAGGACATCATCACCTTTGGGGAAGCGGTCTTCGGCCGCGTGGCGAACGAGGTCGTCCCACATATCCAGGGGATGACGTTTACGCTTGGCCTCTTCCTGGGCACAGAGCTTCTTCCCCTCGGCCAGAGTGCGATTCTGAGCGAGGTGGTGGACGGCGTCCGGTCCGATCGGGACGGACTCGGTTGGTCCGGCCTTGACCGGACCGGAGCCGTTCGACTCGGGGAGGCCGAGGGTGGACGCGAACGTGGCCAGGCCGCGGGCGACCCGGGTGAGTTCGGACCCGCTGACGAAGCCCTGGAGATACTGTTTCTGGTCGTCCGTAAAATCGTCGTTACGCATGACATGTCTCCGGGCTGTCGTCTGAACTCAGGGTCGCAATTACTTGACCATCTCAACAGCCGCGTCGGTCTGCTGTACCTGAACCCGTCCCGTTCCGACCTGGCTCAGGAAGAACCACCCACAACTGATCGCCGTCAGGATCGTCAGGACGGCAAACGTCATCTGGGGCACGCTGGTCCAGAGGTTCAGGTAGGCCCAGACCGGCGGGAGGACGAACCCGCCCAACGCCCCGAGCATGCCGACCAACCCGCCGACCGCCCCGACGTCTCGCGGGAAGTGATCGGGGATCAGCTTGTAAACAGCCGCTTTGCCAATCCCCATGCCGCACCCGAGGACAACCGTCAAGGCGGTGAATACCCACACCCCTAACCCGAGCGGCACGGACAGGGCCAAACCCGAGACGAGCATGGTGGCGAATACTCCCCACAACACTCCTGTCGCACCCCACTTGTCGGACATCCAGCCCCCGAGAGGGCGGAGAAGGCTCGCCGGGAAGATGAACAAGGTTGTGAGCAGACTGGCGACTCCCAGAACCTTCATCGCCCCGTCCTGACCGGCCGGGATGTCGAACGCCGCCCGTAACTCATTACCGTAGACCGCGACGAAGAACTTTGGCAGAGCCAACGAGAGCGCCACGTACGCGCCGAAGACGACGACATATTGCAGGCTATACTCCCAGACGCGGGCGAACTTGAGCGGGGCCAGGATCGACCGGTAGGTCCGCCCCTTGGCGGGTGTGTGGTCCGGCTTCGGGGACAGGAACCAGACGGCTGCGGCTGTGGCGACCAACAGAACCGAATAGAGCATTGGGTAAAACCGCCAACCGCTCGGGATCAGTCCACCCAATAGCCCGCCGGCCGGGATTGCGACCAATAGGGTAGCCCCGAACAGCCCGAATATCAGCTTGGTCACGGACGCCCCGACGTTCCCCGCGCCGACGACGCCGAGGGCTAACCCCTGTTGCTGCTTCGGGAACCAGGCGGCGTTCCAAGCAATGCCGATGGTGAACCCGTTTCCGGCCATGCCGAAGAATAAGGCACACGCCAAAAGTTCTTCGTAACTCGTTGCCCGACTGACGAAGAAAGTCGGTACGGCGACGAGGAGAAGGACCAGCGTCATCATCCGGCGACCGCCGTAGACGTCGGACCAGATGCCGAACGTCAGGCGGGGCAACGCCCCAGAAAGAACGGCGACTGCGCCGAGCCAGCCGAGTTGGACGTTGGTTAAATTAAGTTCCTCTTGGATCGGGACGCCCAAGACCCCGAACATCAGCCAGACGGCGAACAGGAGGGTGAATGCGAATGTGGAGAGGCCCAACACGCGCAGTCGTCGGGTCGGTTCGGACGCCATACGCTTCAGCCCTTCCCGCGCCCGGCTACGACCGGCGCGTTTTTGAGGATCAGGTCGGCCAGTTGGCCCCGGCACGAGCCGCAGCCCGTGCCGGCTTTCGTCTTGGCCGAGAGTCGTGCCAGGGTGTCGCATCCGCCGCGAATCTCGCCGACCAGCGTGGACGTGGACACGTGATGGCAGTTGCACACTTCGGGATCGCTGCCCGCCGGCCCGCCCGAACTCCAGCCGGGGCTCAGGACTTCGAGGCGATCGGGCGGCAAGGGCGAGCGGTTGTCAAAAAGTCGCACCAGGACGGCCGCGGCCGACGAATCGCCGACCAGAACCGCCCCGGCCAGACGGCCGTCACGGACGATGATCTTGCGGTAAGCGCCGCGCTTTTCCTCGACGATCTG
This is a stretch of genomic DNA from Fimbriiglobus ruber. It encodes these proteins:
- a CDS encoding GNAT family N-acetyltransferase, translated to MTPRPTYFKRYWMECDLGRPLPPPVLPAGFFWVPWSDTLVDAHALVKYHSFRDELDSQVFPSLGHLAGCRELMRAIRYRDEFCPRATWLVATPEGWAGTVQGLRDGSRSGAIQNVGVVPEHRGQGIGEALLLRALQGFHDAGFTRAHLEVTAQNDHAVRLYRKHGFRSCRTLYKPVELPAAVSVGMGI
- a CDS encoding serine/threonine-protein kinase; its protein translation is MPPPPTSTPVPAVADFLRDVARSRVLDAGRVERLFEEAPPGKKWPATTLADHFVELGALTRFQADKVLRGHWGGLILGPYRLLCPLGRGGMGIVYLARAGDPPPPGADAAGSQLVALKVLPPHRVQKDERMLARFRREGDTGLRLPAHPRLVRTIAAGEHAGVYYLALEFVRGRTARQYLSEDGPFAVPRAARVFADAAVGLHQAHAAGFVHRDFKPSNVMVEPNGRAKVLDFGLATFRGEPALPDSTQLVEQGYAIGTADYMAPEQAENPVTVGPAADLYSLGCSLYYALAGCPPFPGGTSKDKIRWHRTSAPPPITQLNPAVPPGLADLIAALMSKCPEDRPASAQEAADRLAAWAEPVRATAAQLSTALTTEVLHQAEEKWYASHLAGEEESSEDSLVVPVDPIEPATASSVPSSPAVAQPLDWVLGRTRLPKWAFPAATTALALALALAAGFGWVIARVVARASLF
- the phoU gene encoding phosphate signaling complex protein PhoU; translated protein: MSKHMARDLDKLQRSILRMAGAVEEAIYQATRALQERSPSLARQVVEGDSQIDNLENEVQDECLKILALHQPVAVDLRRCCAVLLICTDLERMGDLAVGIAERAIVLSKLPQPAIPDRVARMTHGATRMVRMSLDAFVHQDAEAARAVIRMDDEVDEDNAIIITELIGGMKTTADQIEAGLSLFSAVRHIERIADHATNIAEDVIYLVEGELVRHHPEAITRV
- a CDS encoding copper homeostasis protein CutC, producing MIKPANHVLIEVAVESVADARAAEAGGAGRLELCAALDLDGLTPSVGAFLEIRAACRIPIVVMIRPRPGNFVYDADELRVMARDIEHFLPLAPDGFIFGPLTEGGQVNAPAACDLVDRAGGVPCVFHRAFDHTRDADEAVDKLAETGFARILTSGRAETAVAGLNVIARVIERAAGRIGVVPCGRIRAESAIEVVRATGCSEVHGSFVERIPVGSERTHRRTDRAAVAAARAALDRLANEAG
- the rfbD gene encoding dTDP-4-dehydrorhamnose reductase; translated protein: MKIAVLGANGQLGRDLCPRLAGEVVPLTRAEIDLDRPETIAAYLSANRPDVVINCAAYNFVDKAEDDPDAAFRVNAWGVRALARACRDANSRLVHVSTDYVFGLDETRTTPFREDDPPGPVSVYGLSKLSGEYVVRSTCPAHLVIRTCGLYGVWGSGGKGGNFVETMLRVAGQGKPLKVVNDQRCTPTYTADLAVAIADLVARSAQGLYHVTSAGDCTWYELAAEIFRQAGVAANLTPTTSAQFGAPARRPGYSVLACDKLATAGVTKPRPWQDALAAYLKERAAR
- a CDS encoding DUF6263 family protein, encoding MSLARLGIVFGLLIGLATAATAQEKQKFEIKFEKDKAFYQRLTTKVEQNLKVTGGSDVPLKHEQTFFFKWTPLSQDKDKWVVKQTIEGVKFKLDIAGQTIEYDSTETNPSGAAGNPGLVEFFKNLIGAEFTVTFGPGGVVEKVDGREELLKKLSAVNPQMEAVLKKVLSEEAVKEMTDPGAGVATTAEQAVNSSWEKKSTLSLGPIGSYERTFNYTFKGKDAEKKELDRVEVKPTLTYKPSNDAGDGLPFRIKGGTLATTPETKPGILLYNPKTGRVESVKFNVILKGDIDVTIGTAEAKVALYQDQKTELDTADTSFLPAKK
- a CDS encoding sulfite reductase subunit alpha, which translates into the protein MAIPVLPESAPFSSTQRAWLNGFFAGVFGLDRGTNGHATNGHSSNGHATNGHADSLPALAALAAPAAEEDYPWHDPALALGDRLKLAEGKPYPRVLMAAMAQLDCGACGYLCKTYSEAIAGGEETDLTKCSPGGKDTAKKLKELVAGRKSLPTLSADAHAGINGTGVNTHTGSNGAAAKVGSNGTHTGTFDRKNPFHAPLLECRSLNRPGSEKDVRFVAFSLRGSGLSYEVGDALGLMPENDPALVEAVLKAMGARGDELVSVPGGVRVHAYDALAKYYVITKVSDALASLLAAAATDASESGTLKTLVEDDVEGIPAAWDVLDLLEQFPSARAPIAEMIAALSPLQPRLYSISSSLKAHPEEVHLTVGVVRYTQGGRPRKGVASNFLTETLQTRQKAGVFVHTSPGFRLPASGDVPVIMVGPGTGIAPFRAFLEDRAAAGVKGKNWLFFGDQRQDCDFLYQDEMAAYLKNGVLTRLDTAFSRDQKEKVYVQHRMAQNAREIWGWLQEGAHFYVCGDARRMALDVDHALHALVAEQGKMSDEAAKEYVKSLSKAKRYQRDVY
- a CDS encoding NirA family protein yields the protein MRNDDFTDDQKQYLQGFVSGSELTRVARGLATFASTLGLPESNGSGPVKAGPTESVPIGPDAVHHLAQNRTLAEGKKLCAQEEAKRKRHPLDMWDDLVRHAAEDRFPKGDDVLAFKYQGLFYVAPAQDSYMCRLRMPGGILTAHQFRGIATVADQWGGGFTDVTTRANLQIREIKAANGPAVVTDLQDLGIVTRGSGADNIRNVTGSATAGIDPHELIDTRPLARAMHYHILNHREMYGLPRKFNIAFDGGGAISALEDTNDIGFTAVRVGEGKAVPAGVYFRLQLGGISGHKDFAKDEGVLLTPDQCVPVADAIVRVFNENGDRTDRKKARLKYVLDRWGHEKYVAETEKLLPFKLTRFPLAECEPRPAVVKHGHLGVHQQKQTGLFYLGVLLPVGRLTTDQMRGLADLADKYGSGTIRLTVWQNLLISDVAGENVTAVQQGIEALGLHWDATNVRGALVACTGNAGCKYAAANTKRHAMEIANYLEPRLELDHPLNIHVTGCPNSCAQHYLGDIGLLGTGVEAGDDMVEGYHIFVGGGYGEEQGIGREMFRSVAATDAPAVIERMLRAYLERRESDDDSFNDFVRKHPTNDLKAWFAEQQPSLV
- a CDS encoding MFS transporter, coding for MASEPTRRLRVLGLSTFAFTLLFAVWLMFGVLGVPIQEELNLTNVQLGWLGAVAVLSGALPRLTFGIWSDVYGGRRMMTLVLLLVAVPTFFVSRATSYEELLACALFFGMAGNGFTIGIAWNAAWFPKQQQGLALGVVGAGNVGASVTKLIFGLFGATLLVAIPAGGLLGGLIPSGWRFYPMLYSVLLVATAAAVWFLSPKPDHTPAKGRTYRSILAPLKFARVWEYSLQYVVVFGAYVALSLALPKFFVAVYGNELRAAFDIPAGQDGAMKVLGVASLLTTLFIFPASLLRPLGGWMSDKWGATGVLWGVFATMLVSGLALSVPLGLGVWVFTALTVVLGCGMGIGKAAVYKLIPDHFPRDVGAVGGLVGMLGALGGFVLPPVWAYLNLWTSVPQMTFAVLTILTAISCGWFFLSQVGTGRVQVQQTDAAVEMVK